One Setaria italica strain Yugu1 chromosome II, Setaria_italica_v2.0, whole genome shotgun sequence DNA segment encodes these proteins:
- the LOC101779415 gene encoding 65-kDa microtubule-associated protein 6 isoform X2 produces the protein MVGVGAGLGLGMEGTSCGALLKELQQIWAEVGESESEKNKVLLDIERECLEVYRRKVDDANRTRVQLHQSVAAKESEVASLMATLGEHKLYLKKDKGVVSLKEQLAAVVPVLENLKCKKEERIKQLSDVRSQIEKIRFELSEFNDQGDNASSLAADEHDLSTRTLNSYQAQLRALQKDKSERLRKVLEYINEVHSLCGVLGIDFGSTVNEVHPSLHQNGVEQSRNISNSTLEGLASTISKLKAERKSRIHKMRETMESLCQLWKLMDSPEEEKRQFSKVMSSLILPEEGITSPGVLSQEKIEKMEAEVERLTKLKTSRLKEIVKKRRTELEEICQNAHIEPDVSTAPEQTDALIDSGLIDPSELLANIESQILKAKEESLSRKDIMDRINKWIAACDEEAWLEEYNQVLTQRGIALEGVPT, from the exons ATGGTGGGCGTAGGTGCTGGCCTGGGCTTGGGCATGGAAGGTACCAGCTGCGGTGCTCTGCTCAAAGAGCTTCAG CAAATCTGGGCAGAGGTAGGAGAAAGTGAGAGCGAGAAGAACAAGGTGTTGTTGGACATCGAAAGAGAGTGCTTGGAAGTCTACCGCAGGAAGGTGGACGATGCCAATCGGACTAGGGTCCAGCTGCACCAGTCAGTGGCTGCCAAAGAGTCTGAAGTTGCATCTCTGATGGCAACTCTAGGGGAGCACAAGCTGTACTTGAAG AAAGACAAGGGCGTTGTGTCGCTCAAGGAACAACTTGCTGCTGTCGTTCCAGTACTGGAGAACTTGAAATGCAAGAAAGAGGAAAGGATCAAGCAGTTGTCTGATGTCCGATCGCAGATTGAGAAAATCCGCTTTGAGTTAAGCGAATTCAATGACCAGGGTGATAACGCGAGCAGTCTTGCTGCGGATGAACATGACTTGTCCACAAGGACGCTCAACAGTTACCAAGCACAGCTTCGTGCCCTTCAGAAAGATAAG TCTGAGCGCCTTCGCAAGGTTCTGGAGTATATAAATGAAGTGCACTCTTTATGTGGAGTCCTTGGAATCGATTTTGGAAGTACTGTAAATGAAGTTCATCCTAGTTTACATCAGAATGGTGTTGAGCAATCCAGAAACATCAGCAATAGCACACTGGAGGGCCTTGCTAGTACTATATCCAAGCTAAAAGCAGAACGGAAGTCTCGAATCCACAAG ATGAGAGAAACCATGGAATCACTGTGCCAACTGTGGAAGCTTATGGATTCGCCTGAAGAAGAGAAGCGGCAATTTAGCAAAGTAATGAGCAGTCTCATATTACCAGAGGAGGGAATCACATCACCTGGCGTTCTCTCCCaggaaaaaattgagaag ATGGAAGCTGAAGTTGAGAGGTTAACAAAACTAAAAACCAGCAGACTGAAGGAAATTGTCAAGAAAAGGAGGACAGAATTAGAAGAGATCTGCCAAAATGCACACATAGAACCTGATGTCAGCACGGCCCCTGAACAAACTGATGCTCTGATCGATTCTG GCCTCATCGACCCCTCTGAGCTCCTAGCAAATATTGAGTCACAGATATTAAAAGCAAAAGAAGAATCCCTTAGCCGAAAAGATATAATGGACAGGATAAATAAGTGGATTGCTGCTTGTGATGAGGAGGCTTGGCTTGAAGAATATAACCAGGTACT GACCCAAAGAGGTATAGCGCTGGAAGGGGTGCCCACATAA
- the LOC101780343 gene encoding protein HVA22: MGKTWALITHLHALAGPTLTLIYPLYASICAMESTSKLDDEQWLAYWIIYSFITLFEMAAENVLYWIPLWYEAKLLFVAWLVLPQFRGASFIYDRFVREQLRKHGVRLHDHHGHGHGAEHEPHPHILKAEHGHGVH; the protein is encoded by the exons ATGGGTAAAACATGGGCGCTCATCACCCACCTCCACGCTCTCGCAGG GCCGACTCTCACTCTAATATACCCTCT GTACGCGTCGATCTGCGCGATGGAGAGCACGTCCAAGCTGGACGACGAGCAGTGGCTGGCCTACTGGATAATCTACTCCTTCATCACCCTCTTCGAAATGGCGGCCGAGAACGTCCTCTACTG GATACCGCTGTGGTACGAGGCGAAGCTGCTGTTCGTGGCGTGGCTGGTGCTGCCGCAGTTCAGGGGCGCCTCCTTCATCTACGACAGGTTCGTCAGGGAGCAGCTGAGGAAACACGGGGTGAGGCTGCACGAtcaccacggccacggccacggcgccgAGCACGAACCGCACCCGCACATCCTCAAG GCTGAGCATGGCCATGGCGTGCACTGA
- the LOC101780742 gene encoding 1-aminocyclopropane-1-carboxylate oxidase 1, with the protein MAPALSFPIIDMGLLAGEERPAGMELLRDACENWGFFEILNHGISTELMDEVERLTKDHYKRVREQRFLEFASKALKDDDGGDAQGVKKAENLDWESTFFVRHLPESNLADIPDLDDGYRRAMRRFAGELEALAERLLDLLCENLGLEKGYLARAFRGPSRGAPTFATKVSSYPPCPRPDLVKGLRAHTDAGGIILLFQDDRVGGLQLLKDGEWVDVPPTRHSIVVNLGDQLEVITNGRYKSVMHRVVAQTDGNRMSIASFYNPGSDAVIFPAPALVKADEASAAYPKFVFEDYMKLYVRHKFEAKEPRFEAFKSMETETSNRIAIA; encoded by the exons ATGGCGCCGGCATTGTCGTTCCCGATCATCGACATGGGGCTGCTCGCCGGGGAGGAGAGGCCGGCGGGGATGGAGCTGCTGCGCGATGCGTGTGAGAACTGGGGCTTCTTCGAG ATCCTGAACCACGGCATCTCGACGGAGCTGATGGACGAGGTGGAGAGGCTGACCAAGGACCACTACAAGCGGGTGCGCGAGCAGCGGTTCCTCGAGTTCGCGAGCAAGGCGCtcaaggacgacgacggcggcgacgcgcaGGGCGTGAAGAAGGCGGAGAACCTGGACTGGGAGAGCACCTTCTTCGTCCGCCACCTCCCGGAGTCCAACCTCGCCGACATCCCCGACCTCGACGACGGGTACCGGCGCGCGATGAGGCGGTTCGCCGGCGAGCTGGAGGCGCTGGCGGAGCGGCTGCTGGACCTGCTGTGCGAGAACCTTGGCCTGGAGAAGGGCTACCTCGCGCGCGCCTTCCGCGGGCCCAGCAGGGGCGCCCCGACCTTCGCGACCAAGGTGAGCAGCTACCCGCCGTGCCCGCGGCCGGATCTGGTGAAGGGCCTGCGCGCGCACACGGACGCCGGCGGCATCATCCTGCTGTTCCAGGACGACCGCGTCGGCGGGCTGCAGCTGCTCAAGGACGGCGAGTGGGTGGACGTGCCGCCCACGCGCCACTCCATCGTCGTCAACCTGGGCGACCAGCTGGAGGTGATCACCAACGGCAGGTACAAGAGCGTCATGCACCGGGTCGTGGCGCAGACCGACGGCAACAGGATGTCCATCGCCTCCTTCTACAACCCGGGCAGCGACGCCGTCATcttcccggcgccggcgctggtgaAGGCCGACGAGGCCTCGGCGGCGTACCCAAAGTTCGTGTTCGAGGACTACATGAAGCTGTACGTGAGGCACAAGTTCGAGGCCAAGGAGCCAAGGTTCGAGGCCTTCAAGTCCATGGAGACCGAGACCTCCAACCGCATCGCCATCGCATAA
- the LOC101781542 gene encoding 1-aminocyclopropane-1-carboxylate oxidase 1: MAPTSSFPIIDMGLLAGEERPAAMDLLRDACENWGFFQILNHGISTKLMEEVERLTKDHYKRVREQRFLEFASKALKDGDGRGAQGVKAAENLDWESTFFVRHLPESNLADIPDLDDGYRRAMRRFAGELEALAERLLDLLCENLGLEKGYLARAFRGPSRGAPTFGTKVSSYPPCPRPDLVKGLRAHTDAGGIILLFQDDRVGGLQLLKDGEWVDVPPTRHSIVVNLGDQLEVVTNGRYKSVMHRVVAQTDGNRMSIASFYNPGSDAVIFPAPALVKADEASAAYPKFVFEDYMKLYVRHKFEAKEPRFKAFKSMETETSNRIAIA; this comes from the exons ATGGCACCGACGTCATCTTTCCCGATCATCGACATGGGGCTGCTCGCCGGGGAAGAGAGGCCGGCGGCAATGGACCTTTTGCGCGATGCGTGTGAGAACTGGGGCTTCTTTCAG ATTCTTAACCATGGCATCTCGACGAAGCTGATGGAAGAGGTGGAGAGGCTGACCAAGGACCACTACAAGCGGGTGCGCGAGCAGCGGTTCCTCGAGTTCGCGAGCAAGGCGCTcaaggacggcgacggccgcggcgcgcaGGGCGTTAAGGCGGCGGAGAACCTGGACTGGGAGAGCACCTTCTTCGTCCGCCACCTCCCGGAGTCCAACCTCGCCGACATCCCCGACCTCGACGACGGGTACCGGCGCGCGATGAGGCGGTTCGCCGGCGAGCTGGAGGCGCTGGCGGAGCGGCTGCTGGACCTGCTGTGCGAGAACCTTGGCCTGGAGAAGGGCTACCTCGCGCGCGCCTTCCGCGGGCCCAGCAGGGGCGCCCCGACCTTCGGGACCAAGGTGAGCAGCTACCCGCCGTGCCCGCGGCCGGATCTGGTGAAGGGCCTGCGCGCGCACACGGACGCCGGCGGCATCATCCTGCTGTTCCAGGACGACCGCGTCGGTGGGCTGCAGCTGCTCAAGGACGGCGAGTGGGTGGACGTGCCGCCCACGCGCCACTCCATCGTCGTCAACCTGGGCGACCAGCTGGAGGTGGTCACCAACGGCAGGTACAAGAGCGTCATGCACCGGGTCGTGGCGCAGACCGACGGCAACAGGATGTCCATCGCCTCCTTCTACAACCCGGGCAGTGACGCCGTCATCtttccggcgccggcgctggtgaAGGCCGACGAGGCCTCGGCGGCGTACCCAAAGTTCGTGTTCGAGGACTACATGAAGCTGTACGTGCGGCACAAGTTCGAGGCCAAGGAGCCACGCTTCAAGGCCTTCAAGTCCATGGAGACCGAGACCTCCAACCGCATCGCCATCGCGTGA